The genomic interval GTAGAATTGTTCATTATCAGATACCACTGATAATGTAGAATTGTTCATTATCAGATACCTTTGTCTAATTTTTCGGTCTTCAAGGAGAATATTACTGATTTTCAGTGTAAATGGTTTATTTTGTTCAATTTCTTAGCTCTATTTCCATTTTTTACTGTCCTTTTTATTAGTCTTAGTAGTTCTTTCCCTCCATATAGTGACAAATGTGTATCGCATTTACCTTTTCAGGAAATCCCCATTTTATTCTTCTAATCTTTCTATTAATTTTAATAGTTCTTGTTggtttttttggaaaagtttttctttttgctgttgatATTTTACGTTATCTGTATCCCGaccattctgtgtacttccttagCAGCAGTACAGAGAGGGAGCCCTTCATCCTTCTCTTTACTGTGATGCTTCTGCCCATTACTCTTACTGTTACTAAACCAAATAGAAATGAATTAAATGTTGGTATAATGAATTCCGTCTAGCAATTAGGCAAGGGTAGTCTAAAATATATGTTTCATTAATCAGTGTAGAAGTTACAAAGATGTACCTAGTGAACttaggaggggaaagaaagaagggttTTCAGCAGAGGTGGAAATAAGATCTTTCCAGGCAGTATCCACAGTAGACCTGCTGATACAgttgggaaaaaaagatgagctTTTGTGCGCGTTGTTCTGCTTCCTGAGTAAAACTCTGCAGTCTTCATGAGTGCCTCATTTGAGAAATAATGAACTTCTGGAGTGAACTGGTTAGTGACAAAGATAGTGTCTTCGTCATTTATTTATGAAAGAGCAGGTTCCCAAGTGGCTGTGCTTCACATTTCTAAATTAAGAGAGAGTCTCTACTGATTTTTCAGTTTAAGTATTACAAACCACAAACTGTTCATAGGGTCTTCTTAGATCCTTATTAGCTGAGACTGTTCTGGTTATTAGACTATTCGTGTTTCTATGGTATCCTGTGTCTCTGTAATAACACAAGGCACTAAGGGAGTGCTTTACAGAGGCACTTAAGACTACATGTCACGTACACATCCAAAATGTTGGATTGTAGTTGTGGTGATTGAACATGATAATTATCTGTAGTTATGCATGACCTTTGAAAATGAAGTCTTTTATGTCTGTTTTATCAGCTTCTAACAGTTCCTCATTCAGAGTTCTGCTTAAGATTGTGAATCTAGGGAGGGAACAATGGAAAAGAATACTCTTTTCAACTCCTAATTTACAGACTTTTTTCAAACGTCTGTTGAACACAGCCTTCAAACTGATTCTAAAGTAAAAGGAATGTGGAAATAGCAATTGCATCATTGTTAGAATATTTGTGAACAACATTCCTGCATATCGCTTTCGTTTAGATATTTGTAATGTCCGTGGAAGGACAGGACATTCCAGTTGATGTCTTCTCTACTGCACCTATTGAGAAACAGAATCACGCTGCAAGAATTATACAGAGGTGCTGGAAGAGCTTTATTGTAAGTCTGAAGTACAGTTCTAATTATTATATGGTTCAGTAGGTActaaatttttctctttgttaaacCAAAATGACAGTGAATTCTCTGCCAGGAGCTTCTTCAGTGTGATCTCACCTCCACCATTACAAATACCTGCAGTCTCCAGGAGGTGATTCTGACTCTTGATAGATGGTTAATAGTGCGCAGAAGTATATTGTGATATGTTTTGTATATGCATATAATATTGTATATATTGTATATTGTAACAGTGCGCAGAGGTGTATGTGATGATTTTTATATTGACTTATTAAAAGCAAAGGAGTTTCCGTACtgccacataaaaaaaaaagtcaccttagCTAGTGTGTGGAGGAAAGTTAGCTCCTTATATTGTGTGATCTTTTTGGTTATGTTTGTTGCTTGAGCCTTGAACTTTAATAATTCCTAAATTCAGTGAGGCCCACTAGTGTACATACTGTTTATCTGAAGTCCTGTAAAATCCAAAATTCTGGATTTTACAGAGAATGCAGGATTGGGATTCCCCCGAATAATACTAAACTGTTAAAGGACATTCTGTGATCTCGAAAAAATGCACGTAGGACTTCGAGGTAGGAATGGGAGAAAGCAAACACTCATTAGGTAACGAAAGCCCTAGCaattgaagaagaaataaaataataaatcaggAGTGcatctaaattaatatttaaggAAATTTATAGCGTAGAAATGCTCTTGTAGGTGTTCTGAGTTCTTATACTGTTTCAGCAAAAACTTGTGTTCTGGATGGTAAGTGAAATGGAAAGAATGGgacttatttaaaaatagtttctgttAAAATTTGTCTATTTGTTGTTTTAAGACTGTTTACATGTCAGTAATTACTGCAAGTATTGTAATTCTAGTATAAAAGGTATTAAAACAGCTTATAGTAGGATGGGATGGGATTCACTGGGAAAAAATGGTCTGTAATATGTAGTTAAAGACTGTGTAATGATACCCAGGCAAAAATAGATTCAATGAACATCCGATAAGAAGTGCTCTTTATGCCAGCCTTAAGGATCACTGAATTTCTGCCTCTCAGTAGTATCCTATTCAGTTTGGGGCCACCTCTCGTATTCTTTCTGCTGTCTAATGATACATAATTCTGTTTTCTGGGTCTGCTGTAGTGAGAGGCCTCTCGAAGAACCCTGCTCATGAACCTGTTCCGAGTGTGTGTGTGACTCTCCCTTCAGTTTTGCCTTGAGTTCTCCCTTCTTTTACGTCCCACAGATTTCTATGTGTATCCTGCTTTTTCTCTGGCTCTAGGCTGCGTCACCGTTgcctgctcttctttttttcctaaagccagatcatcttttttttcctaaggctgGATCATCTCGTCTTCTTTCTTGCTACCCTTCCCTCTATTCCTGCTTGCCTATCCTTTTCACCTCTTAGGTTTCCAACTCTGTTCTTCTTTATCCCCCACTAAGTGATTTCATCACTATCTTGTCTTTGTAAGAACATCTGTACTGGATGATGAGAGGTTTAGCGGAACAAGTATCCTCTCTCCAAGAGCAGTCAGAAGAGGATACCTAGAGACGAATATAAGAAAACGTCAAGAAATGGTTGTAATGTCTATATCTTTAGGAACCCTCAATGGATTTCTTTTTTGTGAGCGTCTCTGTTTTTATCGTCGTTGTCCTATACCTAGAGCATTCTTCCATTATCTGTCCTACTTGCCTTCTTGTCCAATAGATGACTGTAGTGCATCAACTATACCTGTATCTTCTGTTATTGCTTAGGAAACTGCATTGTCTGTATGCGATGTCAATCTTATCTTGCTGTCGGATTATTTGTAGTTGTGAGACATAATACCCTGAGTGGATGTCCTGTTGACAACTGCCTAGAATTATCTGCTCTGCCTTTTACTTGGAGTCTTTGAATTTAACTTTAGTTTTTAATCCACTTTTTCTATATTAATTCCATGGCAGATCTCAATGTCCTGATCGAGTTACAAAATATTGTGTTTATTGGCATTGTATCTGTTTTGTTAGGAACTCACTGAGAACCAtcgaggaagagaagaaaataatctgGAAGCTCAGGTTACGTATCCTAACTTTCTGCATTGCAGTATTCCAGAACATTGCTGCTCTGCTACCAATGGACACATACCAGcaatgttttttcttgtattcGGTACCCTCCTCTTTTGTAGTAGTCCATAGCATGCAGATAAATACCCATTACAAGACCTTCAAATACAGAGGGACAGCCCTCATTAGGAGAAAGACAGTGATGCGTTACTGGAGAAAAGTTTATCTTCAAGAGCCATAAGTAGTTAATGGTGGCTGGAAAAGGAAGAACCCGGATAGGGTGGCCTGATCTTaccaaaaagaatttttaaaatgttgggttatattaacaaattatttttaggaGTAGCTCTGTAAATCTAAgctggagaagaaaagctgagTTTTACTAAGCAATTTATCACAGTCAGTTGTTGATATGTTGATGGATTTAGATGCTCTATTTCAACATACTTTCTAAGAAAGCAGAAGACTGTACTTTTATACTGTTGCATTTCCCTCTGAGATGCTCTTTCACCTTTACCGTATTCTAACGTCAGCAGAAACTATTTCTATTTATAGTATATTTAGTTTATCTTAGATAAATACAATTTATTAGACCATTTCAAAGATTGTGCCTCAATTCATCTTAAAGTGTGTAAGGTTCGGTGTGGGAAAATCCGTTTGCAGCCGTTTTCCCAAAGTGGAAAATACAGAGACTGTGGCTTTCTCAGTATCTTTGCACTTTTCTGCAGGATATGCGTATATTTCAATACTACAAAGAGCTAATCAGCTTTAAAGGAACAGGGGATCCTCATCTTCTGATGAAGTGCATTGACCCTCGGGAGGTAAGGGCTGTACTTACTGATATAGCAACATAGTATAAAGTAACATACTTTTGCTCTAGTCTTAGCTTGTCTCAGTGATGTTCTTTGTTTGTGGTATGATGTTGTAAAATGATTACAGTATTATAAGTCAAACAGTATTTTTGCTTCTTCTCGTTTTTTTTCCGAGTCCCACAGTCTGGATGCATTGTGAGGTTGAACACAATTGAAACTGTGGTGCCAGGGAGAGCAAAGCTGgaacatcaaaataaaaacataaacaaaacagaggtgaaaaaaggaagagactaAGCATATAGAAGTCAGTTGCCTTCTAGGAGTAAATATAAGGACAGCAACTCATTTCTTTTAAGCTACTTGCAGGCTGTTGGATAATTACAAAAGCATTTATAAGCCAAGTTAACTTCCTGTGTACTTACTCGTAGGAGACTGTAGATGGCATTTTCCTTAAGTAGCTTTCTATTTGCTAGAAACCTCATTATGTTTCATATGTTTTTCTGGTTTCTGTAGTACAGGGCCTAAGCCTGGTCAAGAGCCTGTTTCTGCAGATCCTACCAAGTAATTGAAGTAGAGTATTCATAGTAGTATACAGAAATGAATTtgtagtgaaattaaaaaaaaaaatcaattatctgAAAAGTCGGTGTTGGCATCCGGGGCTAAATGTGATCTTTCTGTTTAGATTCGATTTTAAGATACAGCAAACATCACAGATGTAATTGGAAAGGAAGGCCCAAAAAACTTTGCCCCCTATATTTCTTCCTCCTGGGATCTGTAATTAATAAATACAGAGACATAAAATAGCTTTCTTTAAAtaacagtgtttatttttaaaagcaaatcattTGTAAGAAAATGGAAAGCCTCTTAAGTATAATTAAGGCTGGAATTCAGCTGCAGATTAAGACACCTAATTGAAGTGTCTACGTATGATTGGGTAATTGCACTGTCATTATAGTCAGTGCAGGTTTGGTAAATGCAATCAGCAAAACCTAGTGTGTGACTCATTTCATCAAAAAATAGACAATACTTGGTCAACTGAATTGCTCTCTAACCTCTACTGATGATATCAAGTGCTCCCCATTGACTAGGTGCCTCAGGGCCTAACCCACATGTGGACAACTACATGTAGGTATGCAAATTTAGGAGTCTGAATCTGGAGCCAGATCTTGCTGTAATAGTCTATACTGATAAGAAACTTACAGAGCATAGCATCACAGAACTGTTCCCTGTCTATCAGTCGGGGGTTGGTTGCCTTCCGCAAAAGAATTACTTTTTCACAGAGTGAACAATTAAATTTTGGAACTTACTGATACACATTTTTAGAGGTATAAGAtagaaatggatttaaaaagaGATGAGTTACATCCACAGAAAGTAGGTTCATCTGTGATTATTAAATATGTTGGTTTAGATGCATCTGCTGGCTCAATATCTTCCTGAATGCTAGAAGCTGGGAGGGCAGTGACTATAAGTCATTTCAGAGCCCTTCTACAGTCatatgtttcttctgttttctcctaaGCATCTGATAATGGCCAATACCAGGGAGAGGGTATTTTGCTAGATGGAATTTTATGTTTGCATTGCCAAAATTTCTTTGACCAAACCTCTTAGAAGATCAGAAGCGAAAAATGGCAGACTTCCCCAAATCTGTGATTTCTGTAGGTGAAATGACATCTTTGGTAAGGAATGGACGTATCTGCAGTCACTCTGCGAGAGTAATTCAAGCAATAAAACTTTGCTGAGACTAAAACAATTGCTGCTTGCATGAGGTCATCCTCTTGGTTGTAAGCAGCAGAGCCCCACCCAAGTAGTGGATCTTTGTTGGTGTCTGGGATCCAGCTGTCTAAATAGTATTCAGCATGTGTACTGCAAGATTTTAAGCCTAGCTTTACTTTCaaaaattgaattatttaattGCTCATAACTGTTTATGCCTTAATTAGTCAGTAGGATGGAAGCATTGTAGGTTATTACTCTTTTGCTTGCAGGCAGAGTTGCTAGATGTTGCAGCGGGTGCTTTCATCAAATTCAGACTAGGTGGCGTAAGTATCATTTTACAATATGTGATATTCACTGTGGTTGTTCATTCTGGATGCGTAGACTTACTAGTGCATGAAACTATTAAGCGTATTTATATAAAATGAACGTATTCAAGTAAACAAGTCAAGGTGGATAAAACTGGGTTCCTCAATTCATGAATTAAGCACCTAAAAAAAGTAACCTGTATTTCTGCAGTTCTGGGCGCTTGTCAGTCTCATTGCTGTAGAGATATGTGGTTGGTCTGCTTTTACTAAGGGTACAGCTGTGGTTATCTGAATGTTAGTTTTTAAGTTGATTTCAGTGGAACAGAGTTTTTATGGCAGACTTTTAATGGGCAGATTTATTCCAGCTGCCTTTAATCACTTGGTTGAGCTTTGTCAGCAAAGAGCGTAGTTGTTCAAGGTATAGTCAACAGGAAGAAATTGTTATGTCTAGAGGACAATTAATATCTTAACAGTGGTAGTGGAATTGACTTTCTAGCTCTGTTAACTATAGAGGGAGCTTGTGGTGCATAGGCTTCTGACTTAGAATCTTACTACAGCAAGATTTGACAAATAATATGTAAATGCTTAAATAGTCTTTTACTTGGAATGTCTTGGTGTATGTATCTGCTTAGATTTAGGCATAAAATACTTACTTCTTGATATTTGACCTTTAAATAGCTTGAAGCAACATAGGCCTGTGTAAACATCTTATGCTTTCAAGGTATTTAAAGAAGAATTATAAACAATGACTAAAATGTGTGAAATTGCTGGAAGGAAGTTAATTTATTGCCAGCATTCTGTCTGGCTATCTATTTCTACtaaacttctgcttttcttctgtaattattTCGTTCCTGTTCCAGACCTTCTTCTCCTTGTTTAACACTGCCTCATAAATAAAACATCATTAATGCACATCACATCAATTCTAAATGATATTAGTGAAGCATTAGACACTACTTAGCCTTCTGTTCAAGTTAAAGTATACAGATCAAGATGCCAAGTTTATTACTTACAAGATGATCTCCTTTAGTAAGAGTTAGTGTGAAGTAAGAAAAGAGTATGTAGATGTGAATTTCAGAGCCAAGTTACTCCTCATGAGCTGCTGGCACCATGACAAAATGTAAAAAGGAAGAATGTTATTTTGACAAGGTATGTTCTGTCATTTTAAATTGTGTTAGTAATATTTTAGGTTCCTTTCCCAGAGGGGGAGAGAAGCGGGTGTGATCAcctatcaaaaataatttccatcAAAAATGATTGATAGTGGGTGATAATACCTGATATAATTATCAATGACTCCTGTAATTTTCCACCTGCTCTCCATTCTCTTCATGCCATTTTTCACAAAGGGTTTTCCAAGACATCCAGCGAGAATACTGAGATAACAGCATGGGtggaaatgtttctattttctctctttttagcaAGACAAGGATTGAACGATGGTATCAAGACTTGTAGTGTGTTTTCTGAGACCGTATTGGACAGACCAGTATTTGCTGGGCAATTATAGTAATTTTGACAGAAGTTAGATTGATTCAGTTGAGTACAGTTATACGGTAAATCACTTGGTTCAATTGACTGAGTTTTAAAGAAATCCAAAGgatttgttattgttttaatCAACTGATATACATACAGGTGTATCCTCTTTTGATAGTTAATAAAGTCTACTAAATTGCCAAATATAATTTCCACGTATATGGAATCCCTATCTGAGTTTAGTATAAACTTTcagtgttttatgtattttaaggGATGAACACGTTCAAAAAAGCAAGCTCACGTTCTAATGTAATATTTCTCTGCAGGCTAATTTTCCTCCAAATATTTACTATAAAATATTCACTCATAGACCTGTTGTGGACATGTGTGCCAACAGCCCTAAAGACTATACAAAACCAAACCCCAAGCAGCTGCTGCAAGAAAGGATTCTTGGTAAGATCTGGAAAGATGATGGCAGTGGCTGGTACAAACGTATAGAGAACAACGGTTGGAGACTTCTTTCCATGAGAGTAAGCAAAGAAAAGTGAACTATTTTTCCCTAATACATTAACTCATCTTTTTCCTCACAGTTGCCCCATGTGTGATCTGGAACCTTATTTCACGTAGTCCAAATATAAAATCATCATAGACAAGATCTTTGCTGTCATTTGAGTTTACGATGGAAGATCGACATGAGATACTACTATAATCCTTTGTTTATAATACGCTCCTCCTAACTTAGTCATTGAATAACATACTAAGTAAGAATGTGTTTAAATAGGTCTGAGTGCTATCCCGCAGTACTCTGTCAGCTATGAAATAGACCTAATTGTAAAGATACGCTGTAGTGCTTAAATAAGaacaatgaaatgaaacattGTCACATTAAAACCTAACTATATTTAGACTGACAGTTAATAAAGTTCACTGTTTCCAGCAGCATTTGGGATTGATAAACATACTTCTGTGTTAAAGGCTTTTTGTAGTCTGTGGTATAAAAAGGTATAAAATTGCAGCATCAAATTATGTTAAAATTGTggggcattttttaaattttggaaacAATTTTATCTTTGGCAATCTCTCTTAAAGATGAAAGGTCTACACAAACACAGTGTTCTGGTAGTAATTTGACCTGAAGAAAGATTAACCAAACAGTTTTCTTGAGTGTAATCTATCTAAAAGTTTAAGGGTGGCTACTTACTTTCTGATACTGCAGGAAAGTGAAGCGTTTCTCTTGAACTGTTGTGCTTCCGCAGTTCTGATGCTGAACTAATTTAGGTGTAGTTAGAGCAATTTTTCTTAACCTCCAAGGATTTCATAACTTCTAAGAAAAAATCCAGGTACCATCTTGTGGAGTGTTAACAGCTTGCTTTTAGTTGACATTTACGTAGAAATTAGAAATTAAACTTGGGATATTATTTTCTTGCTGTATTTCTCACCATTTgaatttttcctcatattcagatggaacttcctgtgtttcagttggtgcctgttgcctcttgccctgtcactgggcaccacggggaagagtctggccccatcctcttgacaccctcctttcagatacttgcacatgTTGATAAgtttcccccctcagtcttctcttctccgggctgaacaggcccagctctctcagcctttcctcatctgagagatgctccagtcccctcatcatctttgtagccctttgctggactcgctgcaggagCTCCGTGTTTCTCTTGTGTTGGggtgcccagaactggacacagtactccaggtgtggcagATTTTGTGCAGATAATTACAGTATGGAACAATTGTAGTTGAATTAGCATTTGTGAGAAGACGTAGTAACTTAAAAGATTCAAAATAGATTTTGATGAGGCATGTTATActaaatatttaagtaaaacaTATAAGTGATATATCTATAAATATTGTCATAATAAAAGACCAAAGCATATGACCTATGAGAACATACACACTAGAGTTCAAAAACATCAGCAATGGCACTTCAATAAAATTCTCTCAATATGTCACATTTACCAACAGTTTTGGAGGGCTATAGATCCTGTAACAGATGAGGGAAACAAAAAGGCAGAGCAGTTTCATTACTCtaaaatgaagaggaaacaagaaattgag from Struthio camelus isolate bStrCam1 chromosome 1, bStrCam1.hap1, whole genome shotgun sequence carries:
- the C1H11orf65 gene encoding protein MFI isoform X2, whose product is MNFWSELIFVMSVEGQDIPVDVFSTAPIEKQNHAARIIQRCWKSFIDMRIFQYYKELISFKGTGDPHLLMKCIDPREAELLDVAAGAFIKFRLGGANFPPNIYYKIFTHRPVVDMCANSPKDYTKPNPKQLLQERILGKIWKDDGSGWYKRIENNGWRLLSMRFWRAIDPVTDEGNKKAEQFHYSKMKRKQEIEKKRKKRKIEWMKKMYYAGSLWVTTEDPTTAILIQRAAEGLVDTVEKEGSKKVMDWEVDEILRWTNALNYEEYISQWNKTATSNSSANCQGFQFVTSQHDIYELSQIPHHNLKRIASLSPLPIREVDFTSRPTVTPVNTPLL
- the C1H11orf65 gene encoding protein MFI isoform X1, giving the protein MSVEGQDIPVDVFSTAPIEKQNHAARIIQRCWKSFIELTENHRGREENNLEAQDMRIFQYYKELISFKGTGDPHLLMKCIDPREAELLDVAAGAFIKFRLGGANFPPNIYYKIFTHRPVVDMCANSPKDYTKPNPKQLLQERILGKIWKDDGSGWYKRIENNGWRLLSMRFWRAIDPVTDEGNKKAEQFHYSKMKRKQEIEKKRKKRKIEWMKKMYYAGSLWVTTEDPTTAILIQRAAEGLVDTVEKEGSKKVMDWEVDEILRWTNALNYEEYISQWNKTATSNSSANCQGFQFVTSQHDIYELSQIPHHNLKRIASLSPLPIREVDFTSRPTVTPVNTPLL
- the C1H11orf65 gene encoding protein MFI isoform X3 — its product is MSVEGQDIPVDVFSTAPIEKQNHAARIIQRCWKSFIDMRIFQYYKELISFKGTGDPHLLMKCIDPREAELLDVAAGAFIKFRLGGANFPPNIYYKIFTHRPVVDMCANSPKDYTKPNPKQLLQERILGKIWKDDGSGWYKRIENNGWRLLSMRFWRAIDPVTDEGNKKAEQFHYSKMKRKQEIEKKRKKRKIEWMKKMYYAGSLWVTTEDPTTAILIQRAAEGLVDTVEKEGSKKVMDWEVDEILRWTNALNYEEYISQWNKTATSNSSANCQGFQFVTSQHDIYELSQIPHHNLKRIASLSPLPIREVDFTSRPTVTPVNTPLL